Proteins from a genomic interval of Methanobacteriaceae archaeon:
- a CDS encoding DUF2085 domain-containing protein, with protein MNKLNLICHRKPERSFFLKGHQFPVCARCTGFYISLILYFTYTYFFFVDYNLTVLILAILLLIPAAIDGLTQLLEYRESNNTLRFTTGLLGGLGLGILIKALKYFIYLKVNGGL; from the coding sequence ATGAATAAACTTAACTTAATCTGCCATAGAAAACCTGAAAGAAGCTTTTTCTTAAAAGGGCATCAATTCCCAGTATGTGCAAGATGTACAGGGTTCTATATCTCTTTAATATTGTATTTCACATACACTTATTTTTTCTTTGTAGATTATAATCTAACTGTATTAATACTTGCAATATTACTATTAATCCCCGCCGCCATAGATGGATTAACTCAACTATTAGAATACAGAGAAAGTAACAATACATTAAGATTCACCACTGGACTACTCGGAGGATTAGGTTTAGGAATACTAATCAAAGCTTTAAAATACTTCATATATTTAAAAGTAAATGGAGGCCTT
- a CDS encoding HXXEE domain-containing protein, whose translation MEEFIWLFPIIFIFHDMEEIIGLGPWMAKNNIKLYKNFSTEGFALAVFEELIVCIILCILAFNSMFFKSLWLGAFIGCAFHFIVHFGQAIVLKKYIPALITSIICLPISIYIIWQCFAQITITTQLVISMVIGVLIVVINLILAQRLIGWFTINVMEKIKC comes from the coding sequence ATGGAAGAATTTATTTGGCTTTTTCCAATTATTTTCATTTTTCATGATATGGAAGAAATAATTGGACTTGGACCCTGGATGGCTAAAAACAACATAAAACTCTATAAAAACTTCTCAACTGAAGGATTTGCTTTAGCAGTTTTTGAAGAGCTTATTGTTTGTATTATTTTATGTATTTTGGCTTTTAATTCAATGTTTTTTAAAAGTTTGTGGCTTGGTGCATTTATTGGCTGTGCATTTCACTTTATAGTTCACTTTGGCCAGGCAATTGTCTTAAAAAAATATATTCCAGCACTTATTACAAGTATTATTTGCCTTCCTATAAGTATTTACATAATCTGGCAATGCTTCGCACAAATTACAATTACTACACAATTAGTTATTAGTATGGTAATTGGAGTATTAATTGTTGTTATTAATTTGATTCTTGCTCAAAGACTAATCGGATGGTTTA